A region from the Oncorhynchus clarkii lewisi isolate Uvic-CL-2024 chromosome 8, UVic_Ocla_1.0, whole genome shotgun sequence genome encodes:
- the LOC139415260 gene encoding transcription initiation factor IIA subunit 1 isoform X3, giving the protein MASSANSNPVPKLYRSVIEDVINEVRELFLDEGVDEQVLMELKTLWENKLMQSKAVEGFHTEEQAALQAAAHQQAQQATQQAQAQQVLLPPQQQVTSWQSTRPTVTSAPQQQVIVQDPKILQHMSATGMSAAATAATLALPTGVSPYHQLITSQGQILQFVRAANGAQYIIQPQQQMVLQQQVLPQMQPGGVQAPVIQQVRPITQVLAPLQGGHPQQTGVIIQPQQIVLTGNKVQQNAQVMQMPGQAGQVQQIQQQVQQVQQAQGGAAPGPPQQQAKQQPSMMLQVDGAGDTSSEDEDEEEEEYDEDEDEDKDKDGGEDGQVEEEPLNSEDDVSDEEDQELFDTENVVVCQYDKIHRSKNKWKFHLKDGIMNLNGRDYVFSKAIGDAEW; this is encoded by the exons ATGGCGAGCTCGGCTAACTCGAATCCAGTG CCTAAACTGTACAGGTCTGTGATTGAAGATGTTATCAACGAGGTCCGGGAGCTCTTCCTGGATGAGGGGGTGGACGAGCAGGTTCTCATGGAGCTCAAAACG CTGTGGGAGAACAAGTTGATGCAGAGTAAGGCAGTGGAGGGCTTCCATACCGAGGAGCAGGCGGCCCTCCAGGCAGCAGCCCATCAGCAGGCCCAGCAGGCCACCCAGCAAGCCCAGGCACAGCAGGTCCTCCTGCCCCCGCAGCAGCAAG TGACAAGCTGGCAATCCACCCGGCCTACTGTCACAAGCG CACCCCAGCAGCAAGTCATTGTGCAGGATCCTAAGATTCTGCAGCACATGAGTGCAACGGGGATG AGTGCAGCAGCCACCGCAGCAACCCTGGCCTTACCCACAGGTGTCAGTCCCTACCATCAGCTTATCACCAGCCAAG GTCAGATCCTACAGTTTGTGCGTGCAGCCAACGGTGCTCAGTACATCATCCAGCCTCAGCAGCAGATGGTGCTACAACAGCAGGTCCTTCCTCAGATGCAGCCGGGTGGCGTGCAGGCTCCCGTAATACAGCAGGTACGCCCCATTACACAG GTTCTGGCTCCTCTCCAGGGAGGCCACCCGCAGCAGACTGGAGTCATCATCCAGCCTCAACAGATCGTCCTCACTGGGAACAAGGTCCAGCAGAACGCACAG GTAATGCAGATGCCAGGCCAGGCGGGCCAGGTGCAGCAGATCCAGCAGCAGGTCCAACAAGTCCAACAGGCCCAGGGTGGCGCTGCGCCAGGGCCACCACAGCAGCAAGCCAAGCAGCAGCCTTCTATGATGCTGCAGGTTGACGGAGCGGGGGACACGTCCTCAGAGgatgaggacgaggaggaggaggagtatgatgaggatgaggatgaagacAAGGATAAAGATGGAGGGGAGGACGGCCAGGTGGAGGAG gAGCCTCTGAACAGTGAAGATGATGTAAGTGATGAGGAGGACCAAGAACTGTTTGACACAGAGAACGTGGTGGTGTGCCAGTACGACAAG ATCCACAGAAGTAAGAACAAATGGAAGTTCCACCTGAAGGATGGGATCATGAACCTGAATGGCCGAGACTACGTCTTCTCCAAAGCCATCGGGGACGCTGAGTGGTAA
- the LOC139415260 gene encoding transcription initiation factor IIA subunit 1 isoform X1, with translation MASSANSNPVPKLYRSVIEDVINEVRELFLDEGVDEQVLMELKTLWENKLMQSKAVEGFHTEEQAALQAAAHQQAQQATQQAQAQQVLLPPQQQVTSWQSTRPTVTSAPQQQVIVQDPKILQHMSATGMSAAATAATLALPTGVSPYHQLITSQGNLSQNCYIKTADGQILQFVRAANGAQYIIQPQQQMVLQQQVLPQMQPGGVQAPVIQQVRPITQVLAPLQGGHPQQTGVIIQPQQIVLTGNKVQQNAQVMQMPGQAGQVQQIQQQVQQVQQAQGGAAPGPPQQQAKQQPSMMLQVDGAGDTSSEDEDEEEEEYDEDEDEDKDKDGGEDGQVEEEPLNSEDDVSDEEDQELFDTENVVVCQYDKIHRSKNKWKFHLKDGIMNLNGRDYVFSKAIGDAEW, from the exons ATGGCGAGCTCGGCTAACTCGAATCCAGTG CCTAAACTGTACAGGTCTGTGATTGAAGATGTTATCAACGAGGTCCGGGAGCTCTTCCTGGATGAGGGGGTGGACGAGCAGGTTCTCATGGAGCTCAAAACG CTGTGGGAGAACAAGTTGATGCAGAGTAAGGCAGTGGAGGGCTTCCATACCGAGGAGCAGGCGGCCCTCCAGGCAGCAGCCCATCAGCAGGCCCAGCAGGCCACCCAGCAAGCCCAGGCACAGCAGGTCCTCCTGCCCCCGCAGCAGCAAG TGACAAGCTGGCAATCCACCCGGCCTACTGTCACAAGCG CACCCCAGCAGCAAGTCATTGTGCAGGATCCTAAGATTCTGCAGCACATGAGTGCAACGGGGATG AGTGCAGCAGCCACCGCAGCAACCCTGGCCTTACCCACAGGTGTCAGTCCCTACCATCAGCTTATCACCAGCCAAG GCAATTTGTCCCAGAATTGTTATATTAAGACAGCGGACG GTCAGATCCTACAGTTTGTGCGTGCAGCCAACGGTGCTCAGTACATCATCCAGCCTCAGCAGCAGATGGTGCTACAACAGCAGGTCCTTCCTCAGATGCAGCCGGGTGGCGTGCAGGCTCCCGTAATACAGCAGGTACGCCCCATTACACAG GTTCTGGCTCCTCTCCAGGGAGGCCACCCGCAGCAGACTGGAGTCATCATCCAGCCTCAACAGATCGTCCTCACTGGGAACAAGGTCCAGCAGAACGCACAG GTAATGCAGATGCCAGGCCAGGCGGGCCAGGTGCAGCAGATCCAGCAGCAGGTCCAACAAGTCCAACAGGCCCAGGGTGGCGCTGCGCCAGGGCCACCACAGCAGCAAGCCAAGCAGCAGCCTTCTATGATGCTGCAGGTTGACGGAGCGGGGGACACGTCCTCAGAGgatgaggacgaggaggaggaggagtatgatgaggatgaggatgaagacAAGGATAAAGATGGAGGGGAGGACGGCCAGGTGGAGGAG gAGCCTCTGAACAGTGAAGATGATGTAAGTGATGAGGAGGACCAAGAACTGTTTGACACAGAGAACGTGGTGGTGTGCCAGTACGACAAG ATCCACAGAAGTAAGAACAAATGGAAGTTCCACCTGAAGGATGGGATCATGAACCTGAATGGCCGAGACTACGTCTTCTCCAAAGCCATCGGGGACGCTGAGTGGTAA
- the LOC139415260 gene encoding transcription initiation factor IIA subunit 1 isoform X4 gives MASSANSNPVPKLYRSVIEDVINEVRELFLDEGVDEQVLMELKTLWENKLMQSKAVEGFHTEEQAALQAAAHQQAQQATQQAQAQQVLLPPQQQVTSWQSTRPTVTSAPQQQVIVQDPKILQHMSATGMSAAATAATLALPTGVSPYHQLITSQGQILQFVRAANGAQYIIQPQQQMVLQQQVLPQMQPGGVQAPVIQQVLAPLQGGHPQQTGVIIQPQQIVLTGNKVQQNAQVMQMPGQAGQVQQIQQQVQQVQQAQGGAAPGPPQQQAKQQPSMMLQVDGAGDTSSEDEDEEEEEYDEDEDEDKDKDGGEDGQVEEEPLNSEDDVSDEEDQELFDTENVVVCQYDKIHRSKNKWKFHLKDGIMNLNGRDYVFSKAIGDAEW, from the exons ATGGCGAGCTCGGCTAACTCGAATCCAGTG CCTAAACTGTACAGGTCTGTGATTGAAGATGTTATCAACGAGGTCCGGGAGCTCTTCCTGGATGAGGGGGTGGACGAGCAGGTTCTCATGGAGCTCAAAACG CTGTGGGAGAACAAGTTGATGCAGAGTAAGGCAGTGGAGGGCTTCCATACCGAGGAGCAGGCGGCCCTCCAGGCAGCAGCCCATCAGCAGGCCCAGCAGGCCACCCAGCAAGCCCAGGCACAGCAGGTCCTCCTGCCCCCGCAGCAGCAAG TGACAAGCTGGCAATCCACCCGGCCTACTGTCACAAGCG CACCCCAGCAGCAAGTCATTGTGCAGGATCCTAAGATTCTGCAGCACATGAGTGCAACGGGGATG AGTGCAGCAGCCACCGCAGCAACCCTGGCCTTACCCACAGGTGTCAGTCCCTACCATCAGCTTATCACCAGCCAAG GTCAGATCCTACAGTTTGTGCGTGCAGCCAACGGTGCTCAGTACATCATCCAGCCTCAGCAGCAGATGGTGCTACAACAGCAGGTCCTTCCTCAGATGCAGCCGGGTGGCGTGCAGGCTCCCGTAATACAGCAG GTTCTGGCTCCTCTCCAGGGAGGCCACCCGCAGCAGACTGGAGTCATCATCCAGCCTCAACAGATCGTCCTCACTGGGAACAAGGTCCAGCAGAACGCACAG GTAATGCAGATGCCAGGCCAGGCGGGCCAGGTGCAGCAGATCCAGCAGCAGGTCCAACAAGTCCAACAGGCCCAGGGTGGCGCTGCGCCAGGGCCACCACAGCAGCAAGCCAAGCAGCAGCCTTCTATGATGCTGCAGGTTGACGGAGCGGGGGACACGTCCTCAGAGgatgaggacgaggaggaggaggagtatgatgaggatgaggatgaagacAAGGATAAAGATGGAGGGGAGGACGGCCAGGTGGAGGAG gAGCCTCTGAACAGTGAAGATGATGTAAGTGATGAGGAGGACCAAGAACTGTTTGACACAGAGAACGTGGTGGTGTGCCAGTACGACAAG ATCCACAGAAGTAAGAACAAATGGAAGTTCCACCTGAAGGATGGGATCATGAACCTGAATGGCCGAGACTACGTCTTCTCCAAAGCCATCGGGGACGCTGAGTGGTAA
- the LOC139415260 gene encoding transcription initiation factor IIA subunit 1 isoform X2, which translates to MASSANSNPVPKLYRSVIEDVINEVRELFLDEGVDEQVLMELKTLWENKLMQSKAVEGFHTEEQAALQAAAHQQAQQATQQAQAQQVLLPPQQQVTSWQSTRPTVTSAPQQQVIVQDPKILQHMSATGMSAAATAATLALPTGVSPYHQLITSQGNLSQNCYIKTADGQILQFVRAANGAQYIIQPQQQMVLQQQVLPQMQPGGVQAPVIQQVLAPLQGGHPQQTGVIIQPQQIVLTGNKVQQNAQVMQMPGQAGQVQQIQQQVQQVQQAQGGAAPGPPQQQAKQQPSMMLQVDGAGDTSSEDEDEEEEEYDEDEDEDKDKDGGEDGQVEEEPLNSEDDVSDEEDQELFDTENVVVCQYDKIHRSKNKWKFHLKDGIMNLNGRDYVFSKAIGDAEW; encoded by the exons ATGGCGAGCTCGGCTAACTCGAATCCAGTG CCTAAACTGTACAGGTCTGTGATTGAAGATGTTATCAACGAGGTCCGGGAGCTCTTCCTGGATGAGGGGGTGGACGAGCAGGTTCTCATGGAGCTCAAAACG CTGTGGGAGAACAAGTTGATGCAGAGTAAGGCAGTGGAGGGCTTCCATACCGAGGAGCAGGCGGCCCTCCAGGCAGCAGCCCATCAGCAGGCCCAGCAGGCCACCCAGCAAGCCCAGGCACAGCAGGTCCTCCTGCCCCCGCAGCAGCAAG TGACAAGCTGGCAATCCACCCGGCCTACTGTCACAAGCG CACCCCAGCAGCAAGTCATTGTGCAGGATCCTAAGATTCTGCAGCACATGAGTGCAACGGGGATG AGTGCAGCAGCCACCGCAGCAACCCTGGCCTTACCCACAGGTGTCAGTCCCTACCATCAGCTTATCACCAGCCAAG GCAATTTGTCCCAGAATTGTTATATTAAGACAGCGGACG GTCAGATCCTACAGTTTGTGCGTGCAGCCAACGGTGCTCAGTACATCATCCAGCCTCAGCAGCAGATGGTGCTACAACAGCAGGTCCTTCCTCAGATGCAGCCGGGTGGCGTGCAGGCTCCCGTAATACAGCAG GTTCTGGCTCCTCTCCAGGGAGGCCACCCGCAGCAGACTGGAGTCATCATCCAGCCTCAACAGATCGTCCTCACTGGGAACAAGGTCCAGCAGAACGCACAG GTAATGCAGATGCCAGGCCAGGCGGGCCAGGTGCAGCAGATCCAGCAGCAGGTCCAACAAGTCCAACAGGCCCAGGGTGGCGCTGCGCCAGGGCCACCACAGCAGCAAGCCAAGCAGCAGCCTTCTATGATGCTGCAGGTTGACGGAGCGGGGGACACGTCCTCAGAGgatgaggacgaggaggaggaggagtatgatgaggatgaggatgaagacAAGGATAAAGATGGAGGGGAGGACGGCCAGGTGGAGGAG gAGCCTCTGAACAGTGAAGATGATGTAAGTGATGAGGAGGACCAAGAACTGTTTGACACAGAGAACGTGGTGGTGTGCCAGTACGACAAG ATCCACAGAAGTAAGAACAAATGGAAGTTCCACCTGAAGGATGGGATCATGAACCTGAATGGCCGAGACTACGTCTTCTCCAAAGCCATCGGGGACGCTGAGTGGTAA